A single region of the Anaerohalosphaeraceae bacterium genome encodes:
- a CDS encoding tetratricopeptide repeat protein — translation MKKMTVILAAAAVGVLSGCQTGKKPSDRVNPDVIDSEKIQLQSRIDRKFDDPQAHYQLGKIYQREGLLDRAAWEFTLALQFDPVHYAAQAAKVRVYKDLRQADRMTVAAELFIDQAGGSAESLTLLGRAFQAEGLDDYALTCYQKALDRSPNSALLHKQIGLFYLNKKDLVKAEEYLRKSIQIDPYQPDVAEQLGKMGVVIQVPQPSAKTAPSQETAKPAAAP, via the coding sequence ATGAAAAAAATGACAGTAATATTGGCCGCGGCCGCTGTGGGGGTTTTGTCTGGCTGTCAAACTGGGAAAAAACCTTCCGACCGCGTCAATCCGGATGTGATTGATTCAGAGAAAATACAGCTTCAAAGTCGAATTGACCGAAAATTTGATGACCCGCAGGCCCACTATCAGCTTGGAAAGATTTATCAGAGGGAAGGACTTTTAGACAGGGCAGCTTGGGAGTTTACCTTAGCACTTCAGTTTGACCCGGTACACTATGCCGCTCAAGCCGCTAAGGTTCGAGTTTATAAGGATTTGCGGCAAGCCGACCGTATGACGGTTGCGGCAGAACTCTTCATTGATCAAGCCGGAGGGTCAGCGGAGTCACTTACTTTGCTTGGACGTGCCTTCCAAGCAGAGGGACTGGATGACTATGCCCTCACTTGCTATCAAAAAGCCCTCGATCGCTCCCCCAATTCAGCCCTTCTTCACAAGCAGATTGGGCTTTTCTATCTGAACAAGAAAGATTTGGTCAAGGCTGAAGAATATCTGCGAAAAAGCATCCAGATTGACCCCTATCAGCCCGATGTGGCTGAGCAGCTGGGCAAAATGGGTGTTGTTATACAAGTTCCGCAACCTTCTGCCAAGACGGCTCCTTCACAAGAAACCGCAAAGCCTGCCGCTGCACCCTAA